In Labilibaculum sp. DW002, one DNA window encodes the following:
- a CDS encoding alpha/beta hydrolase, which translates to MKMPFENIKQLTDFKQCAGEINISVFKSENRSWLPYFVYLPPNWSLEKNYPLVLFFHGQGGDEGTFNKYVNAEQLNEWILKGEIDPVVIAGVRGDNDRDNVQWFTEENEALFVGENDGEFIRYCQNKFKAGIKNENISIEGHSRGAAGAINYFLKYPNRFSSIVGMGYVSDYTLKANILLGKENLESLKQGKTPLLLEIGSEDSFVRNKQRRASFEIHQFLEEVAVDHSFEVLHGVEHGFDTFWNYYTDEGVINGLAHLKFHEKARKSNNV; encoded by the coding sequence ATGAAAATGCCATTTGAAAATATAAAACAACTAACAGATTTTAAGCAGTGTGCGGGAGAAATTAATATTTCTGTATTCAAAAGTGAGAATAGATCTTGGCTTCCTTATTTTGTTTACTTACCGCCAAATTGGTCTCTAGAAAAGAACTATCCTTTAGTTTTATTCTTTCATGGACAAGGTGGAGACGAAGGAACTTTTAACAAATATGTGAATGCTGAACAATTAAATGAATGGATCTTAAAAGGAGAAATCGATCCTGTTGTGATAGCCGGTGTTCGAGGTGATAATGATAGAGATAATGTTCAATGGTTTACCGAGGAAAATGAGGCTTTATTTGTAGGTGAGAATGATGGTGAATTTATTCGTTATTGCCAGAATAAGTTTAAAGCAGGCATTAAAAATGAAAATATTTCCATTGAAGGGCACTCAAGAGGAGCTGCAGGGGCAATAAATTACTTTTTAAAGTATCCTAATCGGTTCTCTTCTATTGTTGGCATGGGATATGTAAGTGATTATACTTTAAAGGCTAATATTTTACTGGGAAAGGAGAATTTGGAGTCCTTAAAGCAAGGAAAGACTCCTCTTCTCTTGGAAATTGGTTCAGAAGATAGTTTTGTTCGCAACAAACAACGAAGAGCTAGCTTTGAAATTCATCAATTTTTAGAAGAGGTAGCAGTTGACCATTCTTTTGAAGTATTGCATGGCGTTGAACATGGTTTTGATACCTTTTGGAATTATTATACAGATGAAGGTGTAATTAATGGTTTAGCTCACCTTAAATTCCATGAAAAGGCTAGAAAATCAAATAATGTTTAA
- a CDS encoding alpha/beta hydrolase family protein → MKRNYLILIAFLFLMAACKPEKKEVQVPSYTIEQFYKNTNISGGSFSSDGSKLLVSSNETGIYNLFELPVDGSPMKQLTNSEKESFFGLSYFPNSDKLLLSYDQGGNENNHIYMRDEEGTITDLTPYEGARAGFWGWDRDEKSFYFQSNKRNPRFMDLYQLSLESIEKGKLSPKLLYENNDGMDVAAKSKNNRYLALTQSITTNNNEMYLYDRRTGKKKHISKHEGDATYNPQFFSLDHKHLYYLCNEDSDFVYLSKYDLESGKKEMIYKADWDVWYAYDSYNEKYRIIGINEDGKTNVKMIDLSTKKEVQLPEIKGGDIKSVGLTKDENRVRLVVGTSVSPNNIYVFDMGDTKAKKLTNTLNPEIDVTNLVEAKVIRYESFDGVQIPAIYYQPKIASAEHKVPAVVWVHGGPGGQSRVSYFSLIQYMVNQGYAVLAVNNRGSSGYGKKFRSMDDKKHGEDDLKDCIWAKKFLTGTGVVDESKIGIIGGSYGGYMTMAALTFAPEEFEVGVNIFGVTNWLRTLKSIPPYWESFRKALYAEMGDPTTIDSVALYNKSPLFFADQVTKPLLVLQGANDVRVLQVESDEIVAGVKANGVPVEYVVFDDEGHGFRKKENEIKGYGQVVTFLDKYLKKDEASKMK, encoded by the coding sequence ATGAAACGTAATTATTTGATTTTGATTGCCTTTTTATTTTTAATGGCGGCCTGTAAGCCTGAAAAGAAAGAAGTTCAGGTTCCATCGTATACGATTGAACAATTTTATAAAAACACAAATATTAGTGGTGGTTCATTCTCTAGCGATGGGAGTAAATTATTGGTAAGTAGTAACGAAACAGGTATTTATAATTTGTTTGAACTGCCTGTTGATGGTTCTCCTATGAAACAGTTGACGAATTCGGAAAAAGAATCATTTTTTGGATTAAGTTACTTTCCAAATAGCGATAAACTTCTTTTGTCGTATGACCAAGGAGGGAATGAGAACAATCATATCTATATGAGAGATGAAGAAGGTACAATTACTGACTTAACACCTTACGAAGGTGCTAGAGCTGGATTTTGGGGATGGGATAGAGACGAAAAGAGTTTTTATTTTCAGTCCAACAAGCGCAATCCTCGCTTTATGGATTTGTATCAGTTATCTCTAGAATCTATTGAAAAAGGTAAGCTAAGTCCGAAATTGTTATATGAAAACAATGATGGAATGGATGTTGCTGCCAAAAGCAAAAACAATAGATATTTAGCGCTAACGCAAAGTATTACTACCAATAACAACGAAATGTATTTGTATGACAGACGTACAGGTAAGAAAAAGCACATTTCAAAGCACGAAGGCGATGCAACTTACAATCCTCAGTTTTTTAGTTTAGATCACAAGCATTTATACTATTTGTGTAACGAAGATTCTGATTTTGTTTATTTGAGCAAATACGATTTAGAATCTGGTAAGAAAGAAATGATTTATAAGGCTGATTGGGATGTTTGGTATGCCTATGATTCCTACAATGAAAAATATCGAATTATTGGTATTAATGAGGATGGAAAAACCAATGTTAAAATGATTGACTTAAGCACTAAGAAAGAGGTGCAACTGCCAGAGATCAAGGGTGGTGATATTAAGTCTGTTGGGTTAACTAAGGATGAAAACCGTGTTCGTTTGGTAGTTGGAACTTCTGTTTCTCCGAATAATATCTACGTTTTTGATATGGGAGATACAAAGGCTAAAAAATTGACCAATACTTTAAATCCTGAAATTGATGTTACCAATTTAGTAGAGGCAAAAGTGATTCGTTACGAATCTTTCGATGGGGTGCAGATTCCTGCAATTTATTACCAACCTAAAATAGCTTCGGCCGAGCATAAGGTACCAGCTGTAGTTTGGGTACATGGTGGTCCTGGAGGACAATCCAGAGTGAGCTATTTTTCCTTAATTCAGTATATGGTGAATCAAGGCTATGCTGTTTTGGCTGTTAATAATCGCGGAAGTAGTGGTTATGGCAAAAAGTTTAGATCGATGGATGATAAGAAACATGGTGAAGACGATTTAAAGGATTGTATTTGGGCTAAGAAATTTTTAACTGGAACTGGTGTTGTTGACGAAAGTAAAATTGGAATTATTGGTGGGTCTTATGGTGGTTACATGACCATGGCAGCTTTAACTTTCGCTCCAGAAGAGTTTGAGGTCGGCGTAAACATCTTCGGTGTAACCAATTGGTTGCGTACCTTAAAATCAATTCCTCCGTATTGGGAGTCTTTCCGTAAAGCATTATATGCCGAAATGGGAGATCCTACAACCATTGATTCTGTAGCTTTATATAATAAATCGCCTTTGTTTTTTGCTGATCAAGTAACAAAGCCATTATTAGTATTGCAAGGAGCAAATGATGTTCGTGTATTGCAAGTAGAGTCGGATGAAATTGTAGCAGGAGTAAAAGCGAATGGAGTTCCTGTAGAATATGTTGTATTTGATGATGAAGGACATGGATTCCGTAAAAAAGAGAATGAAATTAAAGGTTACGGACAGGTTGTTACTTTCTTAGATAAATATTTAAAGAAAGATGAAGCAAGTAAAATGAAATAA
- a CDS encoding desulfoferrodoxin family protein → MKINRYQDITTIEGEGKKDYIDRHSAFLHCEDNAKAGEKFTVKVKVGDAYPHPDDFDHYIAWVQLWDGENMLAQTNFTAGALGSTPNQAEVDFYIVPGKKMKLTAAAFCTKHGLWHSDEKLVEIAE, encoded by the coding sequence ATGAAGATTAACAGATACCAAGATATTACAACTATCGAAGGAGAAGGAAAGAAAGATTACATCGACCGTCACTCAGCATTTCTTCACTGTGAAGACAATGCAAAAGCTGGCGAAAAATTTACTGTAAAAGTAAAAGTTGGTGATGCTTATCCACATCCAGATGATTTCGATCACTATATTGCTTGGGTGCAGCTTTGGGATGGTGAAAACATGTTAGCTCAAACTAACTTCACTGCTGGTGCTCTTGGTAGTACTCCAAATCAGGCTGAAGTAGATTTCTATATCGTTCCTGGTAAAAAGATGAAGTTGACTGCTGCTGCTTTCTGTACAAAGCACGGTCTTTGGCATTCTGATGAAAAGTTAGTAGAAATAGCTGAATAA
- a CDS encoding peroxiredoxin, translated as MQTLIGKKAPAFQANAVVKGNQITEGFSLEQFVGEKEVVFFFYPLDFTFVCPTELIAFQDKLEEFEKRNVAVVGCSVDSEFSHFAWLNTERNKGGIKGVTYPLVADLSKTIAENYGVLASDYDYDEEGNATSTGAPVAYRGLFLIDKQGVVRHSVINDLPLGRSVDEAIRMVDALQHFEANGEVCPANWSKGEKAMNATAEGVAEYLSKN; from the coding sequence ATGCAAACATTAATCGGAAAAAAAGCACCTGCATTTCAGGCAAACGCAGTAGTAAAAGGAAATCAAATTACTGAAGGTTTCTCATTGGAACAATTTGTTGGTGAAAAAGAAGTTGTTTTCTTCTTTTACCCACTTGATTTTACATTTGTTTGTCCAACAGAGCTTATTGCTTTCCAAGACAAATTAGAAGAATTTGAAAAGCGTAACGTAGCTGTTGTTGGTTGTTCAGTTGATTCTGAATTCTCTCACTTCGCATGGTTGAATACTGAAAGAAACAAAGGTGGTATTAAAGGTGTTACTTACCCATTAGTAGCTGACTTATCAAAAACAATTGCTGAAAACTATGGTGTATTAGCTTCTGATTACGATTACGATGAAGAAGGCAACGCAACTTCAACTGGTGCTCCTGTAGCTTACCGTGGTTTATTCCTTATTGATAAGCAAGGTGTTGTTCGTCACTCTGTAATTAATGATCTTCCTTTAGGTAGAAGTGTAGATGAAGCCATTCGTATGGTTGACGCTTTACAACATTTCGAAGCTAATGGTGAAGTTTGTCCTGCAAACTGGAGTAAAGGTGAAAAAGCAATGAATGCAACTGCTGAAGGCGTTGCTGAGTATTTGAGTAAAAACTAA
- a CDS encoding M28 family metallopeptidase, whose translation MKYVFLASIFILTNLIQVLGQNKVALDYADKISAKRIKQDVYKLSSDLMEGRETGKKGQKLAAQYIYKQFTDAKLQNNSEKFDSLGYFQKFIIYKQKSDQAIIISNGKKLKNSNDLLISGLKDYSNDSLEFIFLGTAPLESYQNKNFKNKAILFLTSNLYAGAIKSNDIVNSSGAKLVLFCDPNESGQFSRLHSIKKHQSSRRLKLEPKGRKIKNPYDSITANQFYENFKNRISTYQGAISITAASKLLNVKSKNLRKAHAKKKTIKNQNESKYIKFNYELKYDQIPTENVIALLTGTDKKDEFIVVSAHYDHVGRNGAEIFNGANDNASGTATILELARTFQKASKNGHANRRSILFVAFTGEEKGLLGSRYFVDNTNIAMNKIKANLNIDMLGRKDHNHSTNNYVYLLGASHLNPKLKIISDSINQLTEQLILDYKYDSPQNYLYMASDQASFVKKNVPAIFYFNGLHKDYHKTSDTADKLDYNSIKKVTQLVFLTAWQLANQN comes from the coding sequence ATGAAATATGTATTTCTCGCTTCAATATTTATTTTAACAAATCTAATTCAAGTCTTAGGGCAAAACAAAGTAGCTCTTGATTACGCTGATAAAATATCGGCTAAAAGAATTAAACAAGATGTTTATAAACTATCATCGGACTTGATGGAAGGCAGAGAAACAGGTAAAAAAGGGCAAAAACTTGCTGCCCAATACATCTACAAACAATTTACAGATGCGAAGCTTCAAAACAATTCAGAGAAATTTGATAGTTTAGGATATTTTCAGAAGTTCATTATTTACAAACAAAAAAGCGACCAAGCAATAATTATCTCCAATGGTAAAAAATTAAAAAACAGTAATGACCTTTTAATATCAGGCTTGAAAGATTATTCGAATGACAGCTTAGAATTCATTTTTCTTGGAACTGCACCTTTGGAAAGCTATCAGAACAAAAATTTCAAAAATAAGGCCATTCTCTTTCTTACTTCAAATTTATATGCAGGTGCTATTAAATCGAATGATATCGTCAATTCATCGGGTGCTAAACTTGTGTTGTTTTGTGATCCAAATGAATCAGGTCAATTTTCTCGATTACACAGTATAAAAAAACATCAAAGCTCAAGGAGACTTAAATTAGAGCCCAAAGGAAGAAAAATAAAAAACCCTTACGATTCTATAACTGCAAATCAATTTTATGAAAATTTCAAAAATAGAATATCAACTTATCAAGGTGCTATTTCAATAACCGCTGCATCAAAACTATTAAATGTAAAGTCCAAAAATTTAAGAAAGGCTCATGCCAAAAAAAAGACGATTAAAAATCAAAACGAATCAAAATACATCAAGTTCAATTACGAATTAAAATACGATCAAATCCCTACCGAAAATGTTATTGCCCTACTTACAGGCACTGATAAAAAAGATGAATTTATTGTTGTTTCTGCTCACTACGATCATGTTGGTAGAAATGGAGCTGAAATTTTTAATGGCGCCAATGATAATGCCTCCGGAACCGCTACCATATTAGAATTAGCACGCACTTTCCAAAAAGCAAGTAAAAATGGACATGCCAATAGAAGAAGTATTTTATTTGTTGCCTTTACTGGCGAAGAGAAAGGTTTGCTTGGATCAAGATATTTTGTTGATAACACAAACATTGCGATGAATAAGATAAAAGCCAATCTCAATATTGATATGCTGGGAAGAAAAGATCATAACCACAGCACTAACAACTATGTTTATTTACTAGGTGCCAGTCACTTAAACCCTAAATTAAAAATAATATCAGATAGTATAAACCAACTTACTGAACAATTAATACTAGACTACAAATACGATTCTCCCCAAAATTATCTTTACATGGCTTCAGACCAAGCTTCTTTTGTGAAAAAGAATGTTCCTGCTATTTTTTATTTTAACGGATTGCATAAGGATTATCACAAAACAAGTGATACTGCTGATAAGTTAGATTATAATTCCATAAAAAAAGTTACTCAATTGGTATTCTTAACAGCATGGCAACTTGCTAATCAAAACTAA
- a CDS encoding ribonuclease H family protein → MKAIKIKVQIQTIKKQEIECILSDEKESIRLIYFPVERNIVYFEDSHLVKVVRKIEFQFEKVIRSAIQGNLRLGQTINCVFFDGFNFLKEADYQNYIRVDRRTEKLKITTSKTEMEDTHKIYADGSYMSELKQSGYGGFIETPDGEQKIYHQSFKQGSSNMMELLAVLEGVEHLESIEKIQVNTDSRFVIRGLVQWIHFWQHNNWQTAFGSEVKFAKYWQKINRLCEGKLMEFKWIKGHSGNAKQDFCHWLARESTNGQK, encoded by the coding sequence TTGAAAGCAATAAAAATAAAAGTTCAGATTCAGACGATTAAAAAGCAGGAAATAGAATGTATACTTTCAGATGAAAAGGAAAGTATTCGTTTGATTTATTTCCCTGTGGAAAGGAATATTGTTTATTTCGAGGATTCTCATCTGGTAAAAGTAGTTCGTAAAATCGAGTTTCAGTTCGAGAAGGTGATCCGCTCGGCTATTCAAGGTAATTTAAGGCTTGGGCAAACGATTAATTGTGTTTTTTTTGATGGTTTTAATTTTCTAAAAGAAGCTGATTATCAAAATTATATTAGAGTTGATCGGCGTACCGAAAAGTTGAAAATTACCACTAGTAAAACGGAGATGGAAGACACTCATAAAATTTACGCCGATGGATCGTATATGAGTGAGTTAAAGCAGTCGGGTTATGGTGGTTTTATCGAAACTCCTGATGGGGAGCAAAAAATATATCATCAGTCTTTTAAGCAGGGAAGTAGCAATATGATGGAATTATTGGCTGTCCTGGAAGGAGTAGAGCATCTCGAATCGATTGAAAAAATACAAGTAAATACCGATAGTCGCTTTGTAATTCGTGGACTGGTGCAGTGGATTCATTTCTGGCAGCACAACAATTGGCAAACTGCTTTTGGTAGTGAGGTGAAATTTGCAAAATATTGGCAAAAAATAAATCGCCTTTGCGAAGGAAAATTGATGGAGTTTAAATGGATAAAAGGGCATTCAGGAAATGCGAAGCAAGATTTTTGCCATTGGTTGGCCAGAGAATCTACTAATGGTCAAAAATAA
- a CDS encoding MOSC domain-containing protein, whose product MKVISTNIGESVEINYHGKVENTGMYKYPVEEAIFLGKEDVVNDAVIDRRYHGGADKACYWYSEKHYDFWKEKFPDLDWDLGMFGENLSISNLDEGEIKIGDVYQIGATKVQVTQPRQPCYKLNHRFDCNTMVKQFIDAEFPGVYIRVIEEGEIKKGDELILLQRREESLSLREIYQLLYVANKDSVKLNKALSDPALAESCKRDLQK is encoded by the coding sequence ATGAAAGTAATTTCAACAAATATTGGCGAGAGTGTCGAAATTAATTATCATGGTAAAGTTGAAAATACAGGGATGTATAAATACCCAGTTGAAGAAGCAATATTCCTTGGTAAAGAAGATGTTGTAAATGATGCTGTAATTGATCGTCGATATCACGGTGGTGCAGATAAAGCATGCTATTGGTATTCTGAGAAGCACTATGATTTTTGGAAAGAGAAATTTCCAGATTTAGATTGGGATCTTGGTATGTTTGGCGAAAACTTAAGCATCTCTAATCTGGATGAAGGAGAAATAAAAATAGGAGATGTATATCAGATCGGAGCAACTAAGGTTCAAGTTACTCAGCCTCGTCAGCCTTGCTATAAATTAAACCATCGATTTGATTGCAATACAATGGTTAAACAATTTATTGATGCAGAATTTCCAGGCGTTTACATACGAGTTATTGAGGAGGGAGAAATTAAGAAAGGAGATGAGTTGATTTTATTGCAAAGAAGAGAAGAAAGTTTGTCACTTCGAGAAATTTATCAACTACTTTATGTAGCAAATAAGGATTCAGTCAAGTTGAATAAAGCCTTATCTGATCCTGCACTTGCAGAGAGTTGCAAAAGAGATTTACAAAAATAA
- a CDS encoding toxin-antitoxin system YwqK family antitoxin — MRSYRYFLILIFFVPLLSNAQDTIYFNQDWFVVDKAMAKQYTTINSSKDNDNQFFVKDFTLEGVLLAEYEYKGLLTLIDWTRIYEKGFHISAVEDGVSREYYPSGEIKKELFYKNGLQKGLISIWNEKGQKVRSFYAENNVANGLYTTYFENGNTSFKVHFKNDTLQGTAIYYHENGEISKLGRFKNGAKTGKWQYISEEGKPIAEEVYKSTFFIDGPDVNVSFPEGKWYLADRYKEDGSLNFFFTRIGFSDSQEEESFPSCLITLDRVGNEITMIEYSSDRRSRLSIDVNRVLTKESGLYSLPNTIGYIGSTGSEEDKKRIVYLVHSLQNSIGVEMILDCEKENYDTFKEEFLYILKSLKK; from the coding sequence ATGCGCTCTTATCGTTATTTCCTTATTTTAATATTTTTTGTTCCCTTACTGTCTAATGCGCAGGATACCATCTATTTTAACCAAGATTGGTTTGTTGTCGATAAAGCTATGGCGAAGCAATACACCACAATTAATTCTTCAAAAGATAATGACAATCAGTTTTTTGTAAAAGATTTTACGTTAGAAGGTGTACTTCTTGCAGAATATGAATACAAAGGATTGCTTACTTTGATAGATTGGACTCGTATATATGAAAAAGGATTTCATATTTCTGCTGTAGAAGATGGTGTCAGTCGTGAATATTATCCTTCAGGAGAGATAAAGAAAGAACTATTCTATAAAAATGGCTTGCAAAAGGGGTTGATTAGTATTTGGAATGAAAAAGGTCAGAAAGTAAGATCCTTTTATGCTGAAAATAATGTTGCCAACGGTTTATATACAACCTATTTCGAAAATGGAAATACTAGTTTTAAAGTGCATTTTAAAAATGATACACTTCAAGGAACTGCTATTTATTATCATGAAAATGGAGAGATCTCAAAACTTGGGAGATTTAAGAATGGAGCGAAAACGGGTAAATGGCAATACATATCGGAAGAAGGGAAACCAATTGCGGAGGAAGTTTACAAATCAACATTTTTTATTGATGGACCAGATGTTAATGTGAGCTTTCCGGAAGGAAAATGGTATTTAGCGGATCGATATAAAGAGGATGGTAGTTTGAATTTCTTTTTTACTAGAATTGGATTTTCCGATTCCCAAGAAGAAGAGAGTTTCCCATCCTGTTTGATTACTTTGGATCGAGTTGGAAATGAAATTACAATGATTGAGTATTCGTCCGATCGAAGGAGTAGATTATCAATAGATGTTAATCGAGTTCTTACAAAGGAAAGTGGCCTGTATAGCTTACCGAACACAATTGGATATATTGGTAGCACGGGCAGTGAAGAGGATAAGAAACGAATTGTATATTTAGTTCATTCCTTACAAAATAGTATTGGTGTGGAAATGATTTTAGATTGTGAAAAAGAAAATTATGATACTTTTAAAGAGGAGTTCTTATACATTTTAAAATCATTAAAAAAGTAA
- the purU gene encoding formyltetrahydrofolate deformylase has translation MSENNVNAFLLFTCPDQNGIVAKITQFIYEIGGNIIDLDEHVNQNQQFFSLRIAWNMSNSTVPASKLHEAFEPLAKEFNAHWRIEFSNQKQRVAIFVSKYDHCLQEIMWRYNMNEYDIEIPLIVSNHPDLKPIADAHGIPYHVFPITKDTKAEQEAKEIALLKEHNIDLVVLARYMQVLSPTFIDAFKNKIINIHHSFLPGFVGGNPYKQAYERGVKMIGATSHFVTEDLDEGPIIEQDIMRITHKDTIKDLIRKGRDLERIVLARALAYKAEHRIIVDGTRTIVF, from the coding sequence ATGTCTGAAAACAATGTAAATGCCTTTTTACTCTTCACTTGTCCCGATCAAAATGGGATTGTAGCAAAAATAACTCAATTCATATATGAAATAGGCGGCAATATCATCGATTTAGATGAGCATGTAAACCAAAATCAGCAGTTTTTCTCCTTACGAATAGCATGGAACATGTCTAATTCGACAGTGCCAGCTTCCAAACTTCACGAGGCTTTTGAACCGCTAGCAAAGGAGTTTAATGCACACTGGCGAATCGAATTTTCGAACCAAAAGCAACGTGTAGCCATTTTCGTTTCGAAATACGACCATTGCCTGCAGGAAATTATGTGGCGTTACAATATGAACGAATACGACATTGAGATTCCTTTGATTGTATCGAATCATCCGGACCTAAAACCAATTGCAGATGCTCACGGCATTCCTTATCATGTGTTTCCAATTACGAAGGATACAAAAGCTGAACAGGAAGCCAAGGAAATTGCCTTACTGAAAGAACACAATATCGATTTGGTAGTTTTGGCTCGTTACATGCAGGTTTTATCGCCTACTTTTATTGATGCATTCAAAAATAAAATCATCAACATACACCATTCCTTTTTACCCGGATTTGTTGGTGGAAACCCATACAAGCAAGCCTATGAACGTGGTGTTAAAATGATTGGAGCTACCAGCCACTTTGTTACTGAAGATTTGGACGAAGGGCCAATTATTGAGCAAGATATTATGCGTATTACCCACAAGGACACCATTAAAGATTTAATCCGTAAAGGTCGTGATTTGGAGCGTATCGTACTGGCTCGTGCTCTTGCCTACAAAGCAGAACACCGAATTATTGTTGATGGAACCAGAACGATTGTTTTTTAA
- a CDS encoding DUF3859 domain-containing protein has product MNIKIVDYGICKAIGETKKDIVRASATGYYLHSDDMEFVEKTDLIHPKLGLSFGISYQFEQDSEEAELVDYVCRIRHPKLVNPITKEQFTECSEEKDCYTDELGYDFYTFALDWEMQLGEWVFEIIHDDKIMCSQIFTLKK; this is encoded by the coding sequence ATGAATATAAAAATAGTCGATTACGGAATTTGTAAAGCGATAGGAGAAACGAAGAAAGACATTGTTCGGGCTAGTGCAACAGGATACTATTTGCATTCTGATGATATGGAGTTTGTAGAAAAAACTGATCTTATTCATCCTAAGCTAGGATTGAGTTTTGGAATAAGCTATCAGTTCGAACAGGATTCGGAAGAGGCAGAATTGGTTGATTATGTGTGCAGAATAAGACATCCTAAGTTGGTTAATCCAATAACAAAGGAACAATTTACTGAATGCTCAGAGGAAAAAGATTGTTATACTGATGAGTTAGGCTATGACTTCTACACGTTTGCATTAGACTGGGAAATGCAGCTGGGAGAATGGGTGTTCGAAATCATCCATGATGATAAGATCATGTGTAGCCAGATATTTACGCTAAAAAAATAA
- a CDS encoding 6-phosphofructokinase gives MKDSVVILCGGGPAPGINTVISSVGKVFLKNGYRVIGMHEGYKGLFSEKPETQDLDFPFLDGIFSKGGSSLKMSRFKPKDTDFNTNFFVKNNVKLLVTIGGDDTASTANRISKYLEDNQVSISNIHVPKTIDNDLPLPVGSPTFGFHSAKNEGVRIATTVYEDARTSQNWFVLSAMGREAGHLAFGIGASAHFPMIIIPEMFNKTDISAEKIANLVISSIIKRRILGLNYGAAIISEGVFHFMDTEEIKSTGINFTYDAHGHPELFNVSKSHVFNMFIQRKIKSYDLGIGTRPVELGFGLRCCPPVAYDLDLCTMLGNGVYKLFKDGKSKCMITVDPKGDASPLFLKDVEDENGKVKPRLVDVNSEKVETVMNNNLHYLCEEDLEAARAYLPDAENYLFKKILNWE, from the coding sequence ATGAAAGATTCAGTCGTAATATTGTGTGGCGGTGGCCCGGCTCCAGGCATTAACACAGTAATAAGTAGTGTAGGAAAAGTATTTCTAAAGAATGGTTATCGTGTAATTGGAATGCACGAGGGGTACAAAGGTCTTTTTTCAGAGAAGCCTGAAACACAAGATTTAGATTTCCCATTTCTTGATGGTATTTTTAGTAAAGGTGGATCTTCTCTTAAGATGAGTCGTTTCAAGCCAAAAGATACTGATTTCAACACCAATTTCTTTGTAAAGAATAATGTAAAGCTTTTGGTAACCATTGGTGGAGACGATACAGCATCTACTGCAAATCGTATTTCTAAATATCTTGAAGATAATCAAGTTTCGATTTCAAACATTCATGTACCTAAAACGATTGATAATGATCTTCCTTTACCTGTAGGCTCTCCTACATTTGGATTTCATTCCGCAAAAAATGAAGGTGTACGAATAGCTACAACTGTTTATGAAGATGCTCGTACATCACAAAACTGGTTTGTATTATCAGCAATGGGACGTGAAGCCGGTCATTTGGCTTTCGGTATTGGTGCTTCGGCTCATTTCCCAATGATTATCATCCCTGAGATGTTTAATAAAACAGATATCTCAGCTGAGAAAATTGCCAATTTGGTTATTTCTTCAATTATCAAGCGTCGTATTCTAGGATTAAATTATGGTGCTGCTATTATTAGCGAGGGTGTTTTTCACTTTATGGATACTGAAGAAATTAAGAGTACAGGTATCAACTTTACTTACGATGCGCATGGTCACCCGGAGTTATTCAATGTAAGTAAATCGCACGTATTCAATATGTTTATTCAGCGTAAGATTAAATCATACGATCTGGGTATTGGAACTCGTCCGGTTGAATTAGGTTTTGGATTACGTTGTTGCCCTCCTGTAGCTTATGATTTGGACTTATGTACTATGTTAGGAAATGGTGTATATAAGCTATTTAAGGATGGTAAATCGAAATGCATGATTACTGTTGATCCTAAAGGTGATGCTTCTCCTCTGTTTCTTAAAGATGTTGAAGATGAGAATGGAAAAGTAAAACCTCGCTTGGTTGATGTTAACAGCGAAAAGGTTGAAACAGTAATGAATAATAATCTTCATTATCTATGTGAAGAAGATTTGGAAGCAGCCAGAGCTTATCTTCCTGATGCAGAAAACTACTTATTCAAAAAAATATTGAATTGGGAGTAG